A window from Gasterosteus aculeatus chromosome 14, fGasAcu3.hap1.1, whole genome shotgun sequence encodes these proteins:
- the LOC120832225 gene encoding rod cGMP-specific 3',5'-cyclic phosphodiesterase subunit beta has translation MGSQKEDVEKFLKENPAFAKKYFDKKMSPASMSELSGLPEEQIDFSQFKDLTQLEESQIMYELIKDMQENINVEKVVFKILKRISSLIHADRCSLFMYRQRNGIGELATRLFNVSTEAQLDDCVVQPDSEIVYPLDMGIVGHVALTKKTVNVRDVTQDEHFSSFVDELTEYKTRNILATPILNGKDMVAVIMALNKTTGPHFTAEDEDLFLKYLKIATLNLKIYHLSYLHSCETRKGQLLLWSANKVFEELTDIERQFHKALYTVRAYLNCDRYSVGLLDMTKEKEFFDIWPVLMGEQAPYSGPVTPDGREVIFYKVIDYILHGKEDIKVIPNPTPDHWALSSGLPTYVAESGFICNIMNTAADEMFKFQTEPLDSSGWTIKNVLSLPIVNKKEEIVGVATFYNRKDGKPFDDQDEQLMEALTQFLGWSVLNTDTYDKMNKLEYRKEIAQDMVLYHIKCRDDEIQNVLNTREVYGCEPSECEEEQLLDILKKELPPLVKKFEIYEFHFSDFNCTEMELVKCAVQMYYEVGVVKKFQVPQEVLVRFLYSLSKGYRKITYHNWRHGFNVGQTMFTLLTTGMLKRYYTDLEVMAMITAGFLHDLDHRGTNNLYQVKSGNPLAKLHGSSILERHHLEMGKFLLADESLNIYQNLHRRQIDHVIHLTDIAIIATDLALYFKKRTMFQKIVDLSHTYEDEKKWVDFMSLETTRKEIVMAMMMTACDLSAIAKPWEIQSKVALSVAAEFWEQGDLERSVLEQEPIPMMDRNKSAELPKMQCGFIDFVCTFVYKEFSRFHPQIQPMLDGILNNRKEWNAKKEEYEAKLKAIEDEKAAKGAPAGGKGPANSGGGSKTCSLC, from the exons CAGAGCTGTCAGGACTCCCAGAAGAACAGATTGACTTCAGCCAGTTCAAAGACCTCACTCAG CTTGAAGAAAGCCAAATCATGTATGAGCTGATCAAAGACATGCAAGAGAACATCAACGTGGAAAAGGTGGTTTTCAAGATCCTGAAGAGAATCAGTTCCCTGATCCACGCGGACCGCTGCAGCTTGTTCATGTACCGCCAGCGGAACGGCATCGGAGAGCTCGCCACGCGGCTCTTCAACGTCAGCACAGAGGCACAGCTGGACGACTGCGTCGTGCAGCCGGACTCTGAGATCGTCTATCCGCTGGACATGGGAATAGTGGGCCACGTGGCCCTCACCAAGAAGACCGTGAACGTGAGAGATGTCACGCAG GACGAGCATTTCAGCTCATTCGTCGACGAACTCACCGAGTACAAGACCCGGAACATTCTGGCTACGCCCATCCTCAACGGCAAAGACATGGTGGCTGTGATCATGGCTCTGAACAAGACCACAGGACCACATTTCACTGCTGAGGATGAGGAC CTCTTTTTAAAGTATCTGAAAATAGCCACGTTGAACTTGAAGATCTACCACCTGAGCTACCTCCACAGCTGCGAGACCCGCAAGGGACAG ctcctgctgtGGTCGGCCAACAAGGTGTTTGAGGAGCTGACGGACATCGAGCGACAGTTCCACAAGGCCCTGTACACGGTGCGCGCCTACCTCAACTGTGACCGCTACTCTGTCGGCTTGCTGGACATGACGAAGGAGAAG GAGTTCTTTGACATTTGGCCAGTGTTGATGGGGGAGCAGGCACCGTATTCTGGCCCGGTCACTCCTGACGGCAGG GAGGTCATTTTCTACAAAGTGATTGATTACATCCTTCACGGAAAAGAAGACATCAAAGTTATACC CAATCCGACTCCGGACCACTGGGCCTTGAGTAGCGGCCTGCCCACTTACGTGGCTGAAAGCGGTTTT ATTTGCAACATCATGAATACAGCTGCTGACGAGATGTTCAAGTTTCAG ACCGAGCCGCTCGACAGCAGCGGTTGGACCATTAAAAACGTCCTCTCGCTGCCGATCGTCAACAAGAAGGAAGAGATCGTCGGCGTGGCCACTTTCTACAACAGAAAAGACGGAAAGCCTTTTGATGATCAGGATGAGCAGCTCATGGAG GCTTTGACCCAGTTCCTCGGCTGGTCCGTTTTGAACACGGACACTTACGACAAGATGAACAAGCTGGAGTATCGGAAAGAAATTGCCCAAGACATGGTGCTCTACCATATCAAATGCCGGGATGACGAGATCCAGAACGTCCTG AACACCAGAGAGGTGTACGGCTGTGAGCCCAGTGAgtgtgaagaggagcagctcctCGACATCCTG AAAAAAGAACTACCTCCACTCGTTAAGAAGTTTGAGATCTACGAGTTCCACTTTTCGGATTTCAACTGCACGGAGATGGAACTGGTTAAGTGCGCGGTGCAGATGTACTACGAGGTCGGGGTGGTCAAGAAGTTCCAGGTCCCTCAAGAG GTGCTCGTTCGCTTCTTGTACTCGCTCAGTAAAGGCTACAGAAAAATCACCTACCACAACTGGCGCCATGGCTTCAACGTGGGGCAGACCATGTTCACGCTGTTGACG ACGGGAATGCTGAAGCGGTACTACACTGACCTGGAGGTGATGGCCATGATAACTGCGGGCTTCCTCCACGATCTCGACCACAGAGGGACCAACAATTTGTACCAAGTCAA ATCTGGCAACCCTCTGGCCAAGCTGCATGGCTCCTCCATCTTGGAGCGGCACCATCTAGAGATGGGCAAGTTCCTCTTGGCTGACGAG TCACTGAATATCTACCAGAACCTTCACAGGCGACAGATAGACCATGTGATTCATCTAACGGACATCGCCATCATCGCCACTGACCTGGCTCTTTATTTCAA GAAAAGAACCATGTTCCAGAAGATCGTGGACCTTTCACACACATATGAGGATGAAAAGAAGTGGGTCGATTTCATGTCTCTAGAAACAACCCGCAAAGAAATCGTCAT ggcTATGATGATGACCGCATGTGATTTGTCAGCCATCGCCAAGCCTTGGGAGATACAGAGCAAG GTGGCCTTGTCCGTAGCAGCAGAGTTTTGGGAGCAGGGCGACCTGGAGAGGTCGGTACTGGAGCAGGAACCTATT CCCATGATGGACCGGAACAAGTCAGCAGAACTACCGAAGATGCAGTGTGGTTTTATTGACTTTGTCTGCACGTTTGTCTATAAG GAGTTTTCACGCTTTCACCCACAAATCCAGCCCATGCTGGACGGGATCCTAAATAACAGGAAGGAGTGGAATGCTAAGAAAGAAGAGTATGAGGCTAAACTCAAAGCCATAGAGGATGAGAAGGCTGCAAAAGGTGCACCCGCTGGCGGTAAAG GTCCTGCAAACAGTGGTGGAGGCTCCAAGACCTGCTCGCTGTGCTAA